GTGGTGACTACCTGATGTTCCCCTCCGAGGGCTGCGGCGGCCGGCCGATGGTCGGTCGCTCCTCCGACCTCCTCAGCTGGCAGTTCTCCGAACAGCCCTACCTCGATCTCTCCGCTCTGTCCGGCTCGCTGTTCGAGGTAGCGTGCGCGGCCGTGGCCGGCGAGGAGCTCCTGCTCGATTTCTTCTGCGCTGACAAAGACGGCGACTTCGCGGCGGCCCAGGCGCGCTATTCGGTGGCCGCACCGTTCACGCAGCTCGACATCCACCGCGGCGGCTCGCTCGCCTGGGGCGGGCTGCAGACGCTCGGCGGTCGCTGGTCGTTCGCCCAGGGCTGGGACGCCCCGGCGGGCGAGCGCGAACTCTACTTCTACAAGGAGGTCGCCCGTGACGTTCCCCTACCGTCTGACCCGCGCTGGCGTTGTGATGACGCCCGCGCCCGGCGACCCGCTCGAGGCCGAAGGGGTGCTGAACCCCGCCTCCGGACGCGGACCGGACGGCGAGCTGTATCTGCTCCCCCGGCTGGTGGCGGCCGGCAATGTCTCGCGGGTGGGGCCCGCCCGTGTGAGCGTCGAAGACGGCGTTCCGACCGGGGTCACCCGCGACGGCGTCGTCCTCGAACCCGATCGCGAGTTCGAGCGGGGCCGCAGCAACGCGGGCGTCGAAGACCCGCGGGTGACCGCTCTCCCGGCGCTCGGGCTCCATGTGATGACGTATGTCACGTACGGTCCGCTCGGACCGCGCACGGCGGTCGCCGTCTCGACGGATCTGCGCACCTGGGAACGGCTCGGCCCGGTGTCGTATGACTACGACGATGCGCTCGGGGCCGACCTGAACCTGTTCACCAACAAAGACGCCGTGTTCTTCCCCGAACCGGTCGCCGCGCCGGACGGCACGCCGAGCGTCGCCGTTCTGCATCGGCCGGTGTGGGACCTCGGCGATATCCGAGCGGGCGAGGGCGCGCATCCGCCCGCAGCCCTGCCCGAGAAGCGGCCGAGCATCTGGATCGCGTTCATCCCGCTGGAAGCGGTGCTCGCCGACCGGCGCGAGCTCACCCGGTGGCGGCAGAACCGCTTCCTGACCGGCCCGGAGTTTCCGTTCGAGGATCTGAAGATCGGCGCGGGACCGGCCCCGATCCGCGTGCCGGAGGGCTGGCTGCTGCTCCACCACGGCGTGACCGGACGGCTCGAGACCGGTGTCGCCCAGCAGCAGAACGTCAACTACGCAGCCGGGGCGATGATCCTCGACGCCGACGAACCCTGGCGGGTCGTCGACCGGACGACCGAACCGCTGCTGGCGGCCGAGACCGAGGACGAACGCAGCGGTATCGTCCCGAACGTGGTTTTCCCCACCGCGATCGAGCGTGTGGACGGCCGGGACTGGGTGTTCTACGGAATGGCCGACTACAAGATCGGCGTCGCCCTGCTGTCCCGCGTCGCCGGGTCGCCGACATGACACAGACGGTGAAGCCGCACCGTCCGCGGAGACGGTGCGAGAGAGCGCGGCGTCTCAGCCGGTCACCGCGATGACCTCGCCGGTCGCCGCCGAGAGCCGGGCGGCCGCCGCCACCTGGAGGGTGCGCACACCGACCGCGCCGTCCGGCCGGGCGGCGCGTCCACTGCGCACAGCGTCCAGGAACTCCGCGAGCATCGCCGCGTCCAGGTCGTCGCCGGTGGGCTCCCACACCGCCCCGGCCTCCGTCTGCCCGCCGACATGCTGCGCGAACGGGGCGATGGTCACAGAGCCGCGCGTCCCGGTCACTTGCAGCGTCAGGCCGCCCCAGACCGCGGCCGAGTCAGGGACGCTCCACGAGCAGTCCACCGATGCGATCACACCGCCCGGATAGGTGGCCGTCACCAGTCCGCCGGTCTCGACCGCGGCCTCGGGGTGCAGGATGCGGTTCGAGACCGCATGCACACTCTCCGGCAGCGCGCCGAGCAGTTCGTCCAGAAGGTCGACGCAGTGTACGACATGGTCGATCAGCGCGCCGCCTCCGGCCAGCGCCGGGTCGGTGAACCACGCCCGGTCGGCCGGCAGCTTCCCGTTGTTGGTCCCTGTGACCGCCTGGACGCTCCCCAGCTGCCCCGAACGCACCCGGGCCAGCAGATCGGTGAACGCCGGCGCGAACCGAAACGGGTACGCGGTCATGAGCGTCACCTCCGCCGCGGCCGCCGCCGCGACCATGGCGCGCGCGTCGTCCACCGTCGTCGCGAGCGGCTTCTCGCACAGGATGTGCGCGCCGGTGGCGGCGGCGAGCTCCACGAGCTCGCGGTGCCGTGCGTTCTCCGCGGTCACGATCACGGCGTCCGGGGCCCAAGCGAGCGCTTCCTCGTAGGTCTCGACATAAGGGACCCCGAGCGCCCCGGCCAGCTCGGCCCCGCGCGGGGCCGCGTCCGGCGCGGAAGCGCCGTCGGGGTCCGCCGCGATGAGCTCGATGTCGGGCCGAGCGCTCAGGATGCGGCAATAGCCGATCGCGTGCGTGTGCGCGAACGACAGCACCGCGACTTTCAGGGACCGTTTCCCGATCATGCTCTCTCCCTCGTCCATCAGCGCACCGCCTCCGCGACCGCGAACTCCGCCGCGTCCACGGGAGCGCCCGTCCGCAGCGACTGCATCGCCGCTTCCGCGATCGCCAGCGCCCGCACTCCGTCCTCGGGCGTCACCCGCGCTTGGCCGCCGGAGGCGATCGCGGCGAGGTAGCCGCGCAGTTGGGCGGTGTACGGGCTCTCTGCGTGCGCCGGCGGCGGCAGGTAGCCGTCCGCATCGCGGGCGTAGGGGATGTCGACCCGGCTGGGCGCGTCGGCCTGCGAGTCGATCGCGAGCGTCCCGGTCGAACCGGCCACATCCGCACTCGTGCGGAACGCCTGCCCGCTCGCCCCCCAGGTGCCCTGCACATGGCTGATCGCGCCGTTCGCGTGTGTCAGCACCACCTGGGCCGTGACCGCGTGCGGTTCCGTCCCATCCCGGCTCGCCGCGCTCCGCACCGCGTAGACGCGCGTGATATCGCCCGCGAGCCACAGCGCCTGGTCGAAGTCGTGGATCATCTGGTCGAGCACGATCCCGCCGCCCGCGGCCTCGTCGTGGAACCACGATCCGGCCCGGGGCGCCTCGCCGCTGCGGACGAAGCGCAGGACGGCCGGCTCCCCGATCCGCCCGGCTCGCACTTGCCGGTGCAGTTCCGCGTACTCCGGGAAGTACCGCACGACGTGCGCCGGGAAGAGCCGGACGCCGGCCTCCCGGGCCGCCGCCACAACCATGAGCGCCTCCGCGGCCGTCCCGGCGAGCGGCTTCTCGCAGATGACGTGCTTGCCCGCGGCGATCGCCGCGAGGGCCAGCGGTCCATGGCTGCTGGTCGGAGTGACGATATCGACGATGTCGCAGGCGGCGAGCAGCGCGTCCCTGCTCTCGGCCACGGCGAAACCGTACGCTTCGGCGAGCGCCTCCGCGCCGTCGAGAGAGTGGACTGTCACGCTGGCTCCGAGCGCGCGCCAGCCATTGGCGTGTACGCGCGAGATGCCGCCGGCCCCGAGGAGGCCGACTCGAAGGGGGTTCACGTCAAAAAGCCTTTCGTAGGTTGTCACTTCATGCCGGAGAACGCGATGCCGTCGATGACACGCCGCTGCATGAAGAGGAAGAGGAGGAGCACGGGAGCCATCGCGAGCAGACTCGCCGCGAGGAGCAGCGGGTAGTCGGGGATGGAGCGCTGGCTGGTCAGGGTGGCGATCCCGGGCGCGAGCGGCATCTGCGTGGAGTCGGTGGCGACGATGAGCGGCCACAGCAGGTCGTTCCACGAGGCGAGCACCGTGATGATCGCGAGAGCGGAGAGGCCCGGCTTCGCGAGCGGGAGCATGACTTTCCAGAACACCTGGAAGTGGTTCGCCCCGTCCAGCCGCGCCGCCTCGGACAGCTCGTCCGGCAGGCCCAGGAAGAACTGCCGCATCAGGAAAGTGCCGAACGCGCTGAAGATGCCGGGAGCTGCGATGCCGGCGATGGTGTTCAGCCAGCCGAGGCCCTGCACGATCTGGTACTGGGGCAGCAGGTAGACCTGCGGCGGCACCATCAGGATGGCTAGCACCAGCGCGAAGATGGTCCGTTTGAGGGGGAAGTCCATCCGCGCGAAGGCGTAGCCCGCCATTGAGCACAGGAGGAGCTGCCCGACCGTGCGGATCACCGTCACTGCGGTGGAGACCCACAGCTGGTCGAGGAAAGGGAGCTGGCCGAACACCTTCGCGAAGTTCTCCACGTGCAGCGTGCCCGGCCAGAAGGTCGGCGGCACGCTCGTCACCTGGGCGTTGGTCGCCAGCGACATGACGATCTGCCACACGAACGGGAAGACCATCAGCAGCGAGGCGACGATCAGCACGAGGTGCGTCACCCGGTTGACCAGGCGCGAGATTCTATACATAGTTCACCCACCTCTTCTGCATCCGGAACTGAAGGATCGTGAACGCGGCGACCGCGGCGATGAGCTCGCGATGGCCGGAGACGATCAGCGGCGAGCCGAACCGCTCCGCGGCCCGCTCGCGGGCGGTCTCGCTCGGGTCGGCGACGGCGACGATCGCGCCGTCTCCCAATTCGACCGCGTGCAGCGCGATCCCCGACCGGGCTCCCGCGCCGATCACCGCAAGGCGCAGTGGTCGTCTCCGTGTCATGACGCCATCCCTTCGTGCGTGCTGTGGCGGCCCGTTCCGGAACCGTCGTGCGCCTCTCCCGCGACCGGGCGGCTCAGCCGGGTCGCGAGCAGGGGCGAGCCCGCCACATCGATCTCCGGCTCCGGCAGCCCGCGGGTCGGGAAGAGCCGTTGCATCGTCTCGGCGGCCGCCAGCACAAGGGCCCCCAGCACGACCGACTCGGCGCCCAGCTCCGATTGGACGATCGACGGACGGA
This genomic window from Leifsonia xyli subsp. cynodontis DSM 46306 contains:
- a CDS encoding Gfo/Idh/MocA family protein translates to MIGKRSLKVAVLSFAHTHAIGYCRILSARPDIELIAADPDGASAPDAAPRGAELAGALGVPYVETYEEALAWAPDAVIVTAENARHRELVELAAATGAHILCEKPLATTVDDARAMVAAAAAAEVTLMTAYPFRFAPAFTDLLARVRSGQLGSVQAVTGTNNGKLPADRAWFTDPALAGGGALIDHVVHCVDLLDELLGALPESVHAVSNRILHPEAAVETGGLVTATYPGGVIASVDCSWSVPDSAAVWGGLTLQVTGTRGSVTIAPFAQHVGGQTEAGAVWEPTGDDLDAAMLAEFLDAVRSGRAARPDGAVGVRTLQVAAAARLSAATGEVIAVTG
- a CDS encoding carbohydrate ABC transporter permease produces the protein MYRISRLVNRVTHLVLIVASLLMVFPFVWQIVMSLATNAQVTSVPPTFWPGTLHVENFAKVFGQLPFLDQLWVSTAVTVIRTVGQLLLCSMAGYAFARMDFPLKRTIFALVLAILMVPPQVYLLPQYQIVQGLGWLNTIAGIAAPGIFSAFGTFLMRQFFLGLPDELSEAARLDGANHFQVFWKVMLPLAKPGLSALAIITVLASWNDLLWPLIVATDSTQMPLAPGIATLTSQRSIPDYPLLLAASLLAMAPVLLLFLFMQRRVIDGIAFSGMK
- a CDS encoding glycoside hydrolase family 130 protein; protein product: MTPAPGDPLEAEGVLNPASGRGPDGELYLLPRLVAAGNVSRVGPARVSVEDGVPTGVTRDGVVLEPDREFERGRSNAGVEDPRVTALPALGLHVMTYVTYGPLGPRTAVAVSTDLRTWERLGPVSYDYDDALGADLNLFTNKDAVFFPEPVAAPDGTPSVAVLHRPVWDLGDIRAGEGAHPPAALPEKRPSIWIAFIPLEAVLADRRELTRWRQNRFLTGPEFPFEDLKIGAGPAPIRVPEGWLLLHHGVTGRLETGVAQQQNVNYAAGAMILDADEPWRVVDRTTEPLLAAETEDERSGIVPNVVFPTAIERVDGRDWVFYGMADYKIGVALLSRVAGSPT
- a CDS encoding Gfo/Idh/MocA family oxidoreductase; its protein translation is MTRRRPLRLAVIGAGARSGIALHAVELGDGAIVAVADPSETARERAAERFGSPLIVSGHRELIAAVAAFTILQFRMQKRWVNYV
- a CDS encoding Gfo/Idh/MocA family protein; protein product: MNPLRVGLLGAGGISRVHANGWRALGASVTVHSLDGAEALAEAYGFAVAESRDALLAACDIVDIVTPTSSHGPLALAAIAAGKHVICEKPLAGTAAEALMVVAAAREAGVRLFPAHVVRYFPEYAELHRQVRAGRIGEPAVLRFVRSGEAPRAGSWFHDEAAGGGIVLDQMIHDFDQALWLAGDITRVYAVRSAASRDGTEPHAVTAQVVLTHANGAISHVQGTWGASGQAFRTSADVAGSTGTLAIDSQADAPSRVDIPYARDADGYLPPPAHAESPYTAQLRGYLAAIASGGQARVTPEDGVRALAIAEAAMQSLRTGAPVDAAEFAVAEAVR